A genomic region of Verrucomicrobiota bacterium contains the following coding sequences:
- a CDS encoding PQQ-binding-like beta-propeller repeat protein, whose protein sequence is MTMVLGLLITGRLLAQTPDAWPMFRGNPALTGVTPARLPANLALKWTVKTEGAVKSSAAIVNGRVYIGAGDGSVLALELASGKTLWKFKATNAVECPPLYLDGTVYFGCMEGILYAVDAVSGKLKWTFGTGEKIVGGPNYARSGNATRILVGSHDFRLYAVDAATGKSNWVFETGNYINGAAAVANGQTFFGGCDGVLHVVEAATGKQVKDVNIGTYIPGSVAVSGSRVYFGLAEAEFLCVDVQKGATLWAQKNPSFGFFASAAVTEDRVVFGGRDKKVYCADPVTGKVKWTFAARGKVDSSPVICGDKVAVGSDDGRLYLLALDTGKELWSYEIGRAIDSSAAVVEGHLIIGSDDGGIYCFGAAGPDGKNQ, encoded by the coding sequence ATGACGATGGTCCTGGGGCTGCTAATCACCGGCCGGTTACTGGCACAGACGCCGGATGCCTGGCCCATGTTTCGCGGCAATCCCGCGTTGACTGGCGTGACCCCTGCCCGACTCCCCGCCAACCTGGCGTTGAAATGGACGGTGAAAACCGAAGGTGCAGTCAAATCTTCCGCCGCCATTGTGAATGGGCGTGTTTATATTGGCGCGGGTGATGGTTCCGTGCTGGCCCTGGAGTTGGCCTCGGGCAAGACGCTGTGGAAATTCAAGGCGACCAATGCTGTGGAGTGTCCGCCGCTCTACCTTGATGGCACCGTGTACTTTGGTTGCATGGAGGGAATTTTGTATGCCGTGGACGCGGTCTCCGGCAAACTCAAGTGGACCTTCGGCACCGGGGAGAAAATTGTGGGCGGCCCCAACTATGCACGTTCCGGGAACGCGACGCGGATTCTGGTGGGTAGCCATGATTTCCGGCTCTACGCGGTGGACGCCGCCACCGGCAAAAGCAACTGGGTGTTTGAAACCGGCAACTACATTAACGGGGCCGCCGCCGTGGCCAACGGGCAGACCTTCTTCGGCGGATGCGATGGCGTCCTGCACGTGGTGGAGGCCGCCACCGGCAAACAGGTAAAAGACGTGAATATCGGCACTTATATTCCCGGGTCGGTGGCCGTCAGCGGCAGCCGGGTATATTTCGGCTTGGCGGAGGCCGAATTCCTCTGCGTGGATGTGCAGAAAGGCGCGACCCTGTGGGCGCAGAAAAATCCCTCCTTCGGCTTCTTTGCCTCGGCGGCGGTGACGGAGGATCGCGTGGTATTCGGCGGGCGGGACAAGAAGGTGTATTGCGCTGACCCGGTCACCGGCAAAGTAAAATGGACCTTTGCCGCGCGCGGAAAGGTGGACAGTTCACCGGTGATTTGCGGCGACAAGGTGGCAGTGGGCTCGGACGATGGGCGGCTGTACCTGTTGGCGTTGGATACCGGCAAGGAATTATGGTCGTACGAAATCGGGCGCGCCATTGATAGCTCGGCCGCAGTGGTGGAAGGCCATCTGATCATCGGCTCCGATGACGGCGGCATCTATTGCTTTGGTGCTGCCGGGCCGGATGGAAAAAATCAGTGA
- a CDS encoding ThuA domain-containing protein gives MKLRNAYVMALLVVLTSSLWTQAAEKKILVYTRNFVSTGKGFVHDNIATCAAAIQKMGQENGFAVDVSEDPKLFTDATLKQYQALVFANSNNEAFENDEQRDAFKRYIQAGGGFVGIHSASGSERKWPYYWSVLGGKFLRHPKLQKFTVRVKDANHPATKELPATFEWEDECYYSDNLNPDNKVLLVTDPAKLVDPQKATYPGDRFGDALPLAWYHNFDGGREFYTALGHKKEHYSDPILKKHILNGILWAMGEKK, from the coding sequence ATGAAACTACGAAACGCGTATGTTATGGCTTTGCTGGTGGTGCTCACTAGCAGCCTGTGGACTCAAGCTGCGGAAAAGAAAATCCTGGTCTATACCCGGAATTTCGTTTCCACCGGCAAAGGCTTTGTCCATGACAACATTGCGACGTGTGCCGCCGCCATCCAGAAGATGGGACAGGAAAACGGGTTCGCGGTGGACGTCTCCGAGGATCCCAAGCTGTTCACGGATGCCACGTTGAAGCAGTACCAGGCGCTGGTGTTCGCCAACAGTAACAACGAGGCTTTTGAGAATGACGAGCAGCGGGACGCCTTCAAGCGCTACATCCAGGCGGGCGGCGGGTTCGTCGGCATTCACTCCGCCTCCGGGTCCGAGCGGAAATGGCCGTATTATTGGTCCGTGCTGGGCGGCAAGTTTCTGCGCCATCCCAAACTGCAGAAGTTCACCGTGCGCGTAAAAGACGCCAATCACCCGGCGACCAAAGAATTGCCCGCCACCTTTGAATGGGAGGACGAGTGCTATTACTCAGACAATCTGAATCCAGACAACAAGGTGCTCTTGGTGACCGATCCGGCGAAGCTGGTGGACCCGCAAAAAGCCACCTATCCCGGTGACCGCTTTGGCGACGCCCTGCCGCTGGCTTGGTATCATAACTTTGACGGTGGCCGCGAGTTCTACACCGCCCTGGGTCATAAAAAAGAGCATTACTCCGATCCCATCCTGAAAAAGCATATCCTTAATGGCATCCTCTGGGCCATGGGCGAGAAGAAGTAA
- a CDS encoding transposase encodes MKNNKTMNTPVIETKPPRKKFDKAFKQRAVELWLTSGKAATEVAAELGFHAQRLSAWRKRFAPPTPGERIFIIRLRESAESLHFLAGNSAAMGTPEPPLRA; translated from the coding sequence ATGAAGAACAATAAGACTATGAATACGCCTGTGATCGAAACCAAGCCGCCTCGGAAGAAGTTTGATAAAGCGTTCAAGCAGCGCGCAGTGGAGCTCTGGCTCACCAGCGGCAAAGCGGCCACGGAAGTGGCCGCGGAGTTGGGCTTTCACGCTCAACGGCTCAGCGCTTGGAGAAAGCGCTTCGCGCCGCCGACCCCAGGGGAGAGGATTTTCATTATCCGGCTGAGGGAATCGGCTGAATCGCTTCACTTTCTTGCGGGTAATTCCGCGGCCATGGGAACCCCCGAACCGCCGCTTCGAGCTTGA